CGAAATCGACGGTGACGAACTCAGGCGCGTGAAGCGCCTCGCGCGTCGGGATGTAAACGGCTGGTCTCATGAGCACTCACGCTATCGCCCAGCCCAGACAGACTCCGTGAGGTTTTCGCACTAGTATTCTAGAACTTCACGCGCGCCCGTCGTCGGGCCAGCCGCGCACACTATCTCGTAGCCGTCGAAGGCGGCTTCGATGCGGTCGCGGGCATCCAGCGCATCTTCTTCGTCTTCGCACAGCAGCGCCACGGTCGGCCCGGAGCCGGAGACGATCGCCCGCAGCCCGCAGTCGGCCGCGAAGTCAAGCAGCGCCCGAAGCTGCGGGCGCATCGCCACGGCAACCGGCTGCAGGTCGTTGTGCAGCGCGCGGGCGACCAGCCGGGGCTCCCCGGTAAGCAGGCACCGGGACAGCGTGGTGGTGTTGAGGTGCGGAACGACCGAGGCGTCGTTGTGGCGCAGGTCGTCGAGACGCGAAAACGCCTCCCCCGTCGGCAGCGGCACGCTGGGGTTGATAAACACCCACCAGTACAACCCGCGCGACATCATCTCCACCACCTCGTCACCCCGGCCCGCGCCCAGCGCGGTGCCACCCATCAGGCAAAACGGCACGTCGGCACCCAGCGACTTGGCAAGATCCACGATGGTGTCGCGGCTCAGCGTGGTACCGCCGTAGTGCCCCACGAACGCGTTCGCGGCGAGCAGCGCGGCCGCCGCGTCGGCGGAGCCGCCTGCCATGCCGCCAGCGACGAAGACGTTCTTCTCCACCTCAATGCTCACCCGTGGCAGCGACACCGCGCCGTCGATGCGGCGGTAGGCGTCCACCACCGCGTCGACCGCGCGCCACGCGAGGTTGGCCGGCGTGTCTATGTCTTCTGCCGGCCGCTTCACGCCAAACGACGTCGTCATGCCCGTGACCACGGAGCCCTGCGTCACCCGTGGAGCTCGCGTGTCGACGCTCAACCTCACCGTCTCCCACAGATCAACGGATTGGAACACCGTCACCAGATCGTGATAGCCATCGGCGCGCGCCTCCCCCACCCCGAGGTGGAGGTTCACCTTCGCGGGCGCGGTGGCAACGAAATGGAGGATCACTGCGCGCCCCCGGCCCGGGCGAGGCGGATGAAGTCGTCGACCGAGAGCTTCTCGCCGCGCAACCCGGGGTCGATGCCGGCGTCGACAAGCGCCTGCTCGGCCGCCGCGGGCGAGCCGTACACGCCCGCCAGCGTCGAACGCAGGGTCTTGCGTCGCTGGGCGAACGCGGCGTCGACAAGCGGGAACACGGATGAGCGCAAGTTGCGATCGGTGTCCGGGTCAACGTCGATACGCACCAGCCCGGACTCGATGTTCGGCGCTGGCCAGAACACGTTTTTGCCGATCGTCCCGGCGCGGCTGACGCGCCCGTAGAAGGCGGCCTTGACGCTGGGCACGCCGTAGATCTTCGAGCCCGGCTCGGCGGCGAGGCGGTCCGCGACTTCTTTTTGCACCATGACCAGTACCCGGCGAATCGTCGGGAACTCCTCGAGCAGGTGCAGCAGCACGGGCACGGAGACGTTGTACGGCAGGTTGGCCACTAGCGCCGTCGGAGCGCGCGAGATGTCCGCCCGGCGCACGCGCAGCGCGTCCGCGCAAACGACCTCGAGGCGCTCGGCGAAGCTTTCAGCGCGCTGTTCGACGGTACGCGCCAGGCGGCCCGCGAGGCGCGGGTCGATCTCCAGCGCGATGACGTGGGCGACGGAATCGATCAGCCCGAGGGTAAGCGAGCCCAGCCCGGGGCCGACCTCGACGACGACGTCGTCGGCGCTCAGCTCCGCGGCCGCGACGATGCGGCGAACCGTGTTCGGGTCGTGCACGAAGTTCTGGCCGAGCTTCTTCGTCGGGGTCACCCCGAG
Above is a window of Corynebacterium sanguinis DNA encoding:
- a CDS encoding 4-(cytidine 5'-diphospho)-2-C-methyl-D-erythritol kinase, with translation MILHFVATAPAKVNLHLGVGEARADGYHDLVTVFQSVDLWETVRLSVDTRAPRVTQGSVVTGMTTSFGVKRPAEDIDTPANLAWRAVDAVVDAYRRIDGAVSLPRVSIEVEKNVFVAGGMAGGSADAAAALLAANAFVGHYGGTTLSRDTIVDLAKSLGADVPFCLMGGTALGAGRGDEVVEMMSRGLYWWVFINPSVPLPTGEAFSRLDDLRHNDASVVPHLNTTTLSRCLLTGEPRLVARALHNDLQPVAVAMRPQLRALLDFAADCGLRAIVSGSGPTVALLCEDEEDALDARDRIEAAFDGYEIVCAAGPTTGAREVLEY
- the rsmA gene encoding 16S rRNA (adenine(1518)-N(6)/adenine(1519)-N(6))-dimethyltransferase RsmA; the encoded protein is MVESHLLGPVEVRELASELGVTPTKKLGQNFVHDPNTVRRIVAAAELSADDVVVEVGPGLGSLTLGLIDSVAHVIALEIDPRLAGRLARTVEQRAESFAERLEVVCADALRVRRADISRAPTALVANLPYNVSVPVLLHLLEEFPTIRRVLVMVQKEVADRLAAEPGSKIYGVPSVKAAFYGRVSRAGTIGKNVFWPAPNIESGLVRIDVDPDTDRNLRSSVFPLVDAAFAQRRKTLRSTLAGVYGSPAAAEQALVDAGIDPGLRGEKLSVDDFIRLARAGGAQ